Sequence from the Ancalomicrobiaceae bacterium S20 genome:
TGGGGAGTGGCTCCTAACCGCGTCGGGGAGTTCGTGCCGGTCGGGGAGCCGCCGGCGCAGAGGAGGGGAGTGGAGAGGAGAGACAGGCGGGGAGGCGACGGGCGCCGTCGCGCCCCTCGTTCTTGGGAGCGGGCGCTGACGCGCCCGGGTGATCAGAACGGCATCAGCACGTCGATGATCTGATTGCCGATGCGCGGCTGCTGCACGTCGGTGAGCTGGCCGCGGCCGCCATAGGCGATGCGCGCCTCGGCGATCTTGGTGCTCTCGATCGTGTTGTCGGCGCCGATGTCCTCGGGCCGGACGATGCCGGCGACGATCAGTTCGCGGACCTCGAAGTTGACGCGGACCTCCTGGCGGCCTTCGACCACCATGTTGCCGTTCGGCAGGATCTGCGTGACCACGGCGGCGATGTTGGTGACGAGTTCCTCGGAGCGCTTCACCGTGCCGACGCCCTCGGCCGAGGAGGTCGTGTTGTTGGCGATCAGGTTCGACGCCGCGGTGCCCTTCGGCAGCAGGAACTGGTCGATCGCGGCGCCGGGCACGCCGCCGACCGAGGTGTTCTCGCCTTCGGTGCGGGTGCGCTTGGTGTCGTTGGCGATGTTGGCCTTGTCGGTGAACTGGACCTTGACGGTCAGGATGTCGCCGATCCGATGCGCGCGCTGATCCTTGAAGAA
This genomic interval carries:
- the flgH gene encoding flagellar basal body L-ring protein FlgH, with the protein product MKSLSPIKPFAPLALVAALALGGCGSTLDRLSSVGQAPKLNPIADPTAQPGYKPVSLPMPAPEPVAYAPNSLWRSGSRAFFKDQRAHRIGDILTVKVQFTDKANIANDTKRTRTEGENTSVGGVPGAAIDQFLLPKGTAASNLIANNTTSSAEGVGTVKRSEELVTNIAAVVTQILPNGNMVVEGRQEVRVNFEVRELIVAGIVRPEDIGADNTIESTKIAEARIAYGGRGQLTDVQQPRIGNQIIDVLMPF